The DNA region CGTTCTGGCGGGCCGCCGACGGGGTGACCGAGCCGCTGGTGCAGCGGCTCTTCGGGCACCTGCCCAGGCCGGCGGAGCGGCCATCCGCACCAGCTACCGCCGCACCGGCACGGCGGGCACGGCCCGGCACCCGGACGGCGCCGCTGCCGGCCGCGCTGCGCGGCGAGCCCCGCGCCGGTGACCTGTACGCCGTACGCTGCCGTGAGGACGCCTGGGTGCTGGCGTACTGCCATCGGATCGACGACCGGGGCGGCCGCCGCTACGGCCTGGTCGAGTACCTCGACGGGGTTTTCACCGCGCAGCCGACCGCCGCCGATGTGGACGCCACGGTCGACCGGCGGTTGCGCGGCCGTGGGCCGGACCGCTGGCAGATGTGGGCGTCACGGTTGGACGCCACCACCGGCGTACGCCGCATCGCCCGCGACGTCGCCGCTCCCGCCGATGACCGGCCCGCTCCAGATCGGATCGGCAGCGGTGCGGCGAAGGACCTCGCGCATCTGGCATCGTGGTGCTTCCCGGACATGTGACTGGATGGAGCATCCCGTGCGTGTGACCCGTACCGTTGTCGCGACCTGCCTGATCCCTGCGGCGCTCGCGCTCGCCGCCTGTGGTGACCCCGAGTCCGGGGCGCAGCCGCCGACCGGCGGGCCGCCGACCGCTGCCAGCGCCGACCCGACCGACGCCGGCTCCGACGCCCCCGGCGACGGCGGTACGGCGGCCTGCGCCAGCGCGGACCTCTCCGTCGACGTGACAATCCAGGACGCTGGGCTGGCCCTGCTGGCGCTGACCAACTCCTCGTCGACGCCGTGCCAGGTCGACGGATGGGCAACGCTGGCGTTCGAGCGGGCCGACCGCAGCCCGGTGGAGGTCGACCAGGAGCAGGTGGAGCAGCCGGGGCCGCCGCTGGCAACCGAGTTGGATCCGGGCGAGTCGGCGTTCGCCGGGGTCAAGTGGGCCACCTGCGAACCGGCGTTGCCCGACTGCGCGGTGGTGACCACGGTCCTGGTCGGTGCCCCCGGCGACAACGCCACGGTGGTGGCCCGGGTCATCGGCATCGACGGCAACGAGTCCGTCGGCGAGCTGCCGGTCGCCGACGTGCAGATCGGCTCGATCCAGCCGTCCACTCAGGGCGTCGTGGCCTGGTAGGCCGAGCTCAGGACCCTGCTCCCCGCTGACGCACGCGGATCGCGTCGCGGGAGGCGGTCACCGTGCGGCGCAGTTCGTCGAGGTCGACGTCGACCAGCTGCCCGGCCGCCTCACGGATCCGGCCGGCCACCACGACGGCGTCGATGTTGCGGGCGTCGGCACCGAGGACCAGGGTGCCGACCGCGTCGTTGAGCGGCATCGTGTTGACGTCGCCGGCACCGCCTGCCGCGATGTGCAGGCCGGGGCCGACCGCGACGATCACGTCGCCGCCGAGCAGCAGGTCGGCCGCCTCGACCTGCTGGCCGGCAACCCGCTGGCGGACGCGTTCTACGCCGACTTCACCGAGCCGGACAACATCGTCCGGATGACCTTCCTCGATCCGGCCGGGTCCACCTTCTCGCCGACTGGCAGCGCGCCGCGCACGCCTGCGTGGCGATCTCCGGCTCGCGCTGGGCCACGACCCACAGGACCGGCGGGTGCACGAGCTGGTCGAGGAGGTGAGCGCGGCCAGCCCGGAGTTCCGCCGGCTGTGGCAGCGCAACGACGTACGGGGCAAGACCCACGAGGCGCAGACGTTCCGGCACGGCTCGGTCGGCGAGTTGACGTTGACGTACCACGTCTTCGACGTGCGGGGTGCCGCTGGTCAGCAGCTGATCGTGTGTTGCTCGGCAGCCTGGCCGTGAGCAACTGGTTGTCGTGATGGACGACGATCAGGTGCAGCACTGGCAGGACCATCGCGCCGCCGGCAACACCGTCGTGCTGCGGGCCGACCGGCGCAAGCTCGACGAAACCTGGCGGCGCAACGACTGGTACGTCGGCAGCGCCGCAGTCGCACTCGTGACCGTCGGCAGCACCAACCTCGCTCTGACCCTCACCGGCCTCGGCCGGGCCACCACGTTCCTGCTGCTCAGTGTGCTGCTGTTGATTCTGGTCGGCGTCCTCGGGCTCGGGCTGTTCATGCGCCGACGGGTGCGCCGCTACCGCACCGCCGGGGATCGGTTCATCAGCGTCGACAGCGCCGGGATCACCCTGGCCGGCGTACCCACAGTGCCATGGGACGGCATGCTCGGCGTACTCGTCTCGCAGGATCCGCCGCCGCAGCACACCAGCCGCTACCGGCGCTGGGTGCACGAGATGACGTTCCGGGCAGGTGGGTCGCGTACGGTCATGGTGGTCGGCATCCGCGAACCACGCCGCTACCGCGACGCCGCTACCGGCTCGCTGCGCAGCTGCGTCAACTCCTCCGGTGGGCGGTTCGGCATGTTGATGGTCGAACCCGACGTGGCCCTCGACCAGCAGACCATGGTGCGGTTACGGGAGGCGCTGCAAGCTGGCGCGACAGTGGCCGGCGTACCCTTCGAGACCACACAGGACGCGCGTCGGGTCGGATCCGCCACGTACGCCATGCTGCAGGGCAACCGCCTCGAACCTGCCCCGTGACGCCCGGCCGGGCCGATGGACCGGTCAGGTCGAGCGGCGCGGCGGCGGATGGCCGGTCGGCGGAAACCAGTCGATCAGGTTGGCGAGCGCGACCATGGCTTCGATGCCGTGCCCCTGTCGCCAGGCCCGGTCCGCGAGCTGGCACATGATCTCGTGGAACTCCCGCTCCCCTGGCGTGTAGTCGCCGGCCCAGCCGGCGGGTGGGCCGACCGGCCCGACCCACCCGCCGCTGCCACCGGCGTCGCTGGTGCTCACCGCTGTCTCCGACGGATCTGCCGTAGCCCGTCGCGTTGCACGAAGATCTCCCTCCGCTCGACGGCCGCACCGTCGCGGTCCAGCACGTAGCCGCCCAACCAGACCCAGCCGACGTAGGTCCAGCGTGTGTCGACGGCGATGACCCTGAACCGGAAACCCCGGTCACCGGCGAACTGGACGCTGGCGGCGGCCCCGATCAGCAGCACGTCACCCGGCTCAGGTGCCGGGGTCGATGTCGAGTTCACCGACGTACGGCAGTCGGGCCTGATCGCTCTGCCATTCCCGCAACGCCTGCTTGAGCAGCGACAACTCGTCGACGAGTTGGGCGATGCTCTGATCGCGGCGGCGTAGCTCGGCGGCGACCTGGGCGACGTACGCCGCGACGTGCCGTGGGTCGAGGCCCCGCCAGCGGGTGCGGAACCGCACCCGGGTCACCTGCTCGGCGGTCAGCGACACCGGTGCGACGTCCCCCTCGTACGTCTCGCCGTTGACGCTGACCATCGGCGGCCGGTGCCGGCCGGACGACCTGGTCACAGCACTTCTCCGTCCGGTGGCGGCGGCGGGCCGGGCCAGGTCAACCGGCCGCACCACGGACACCATCTGACTTTCACTTTGAAGGCGAACAGTCCGGCCAGGAATCCCAGCAGGACCGCGCCGATCAGCGCACCGATTTCCACGAGGACCTACCCCCTCTTCAGGTGGGGGCGCCGGCCGGCCTCCTTGCCGCGACGCCGGCCGGCGCCCAGGTGGGTGGGGATGTGCGAGGCGACGAGGCGGTACGCCGACTTCGGGTCTGCCGGCCCGGCTCTCGCAGCCAGAGACAGATTGACATCTCTGACGTACGGCTACAAGGCTTCAGTGTAAGTTTTCTCCCAGACGTCCGACAGTGTGGAGACAGGTCTTGAAAGTTGCGTGGATGAGAGGGAGACTGCCTTTCGGCCGATCCGAAGAGGATCCTGAGGAGGTCTACATGTCACGAGCAAGCGGACCAACGATCGCCCGATGGCAGCTCGGCAGGCAGCTCAAGACCGCCCGCGAGGCGGCCGGCTTCACCCAGCTCGCCATCGCCGAGGTGCTCGCCTGCAGCGAATCGAAGATCTACAAGATCGAGGCTGGTGACGTCGGCGTCGGCCGTGGCGACCTGATCGTCATGCTCGACCGCTACGGCGTCACCGACGAAGATCGCCGCACCACCATCTTCGACCTGCAGAAGCAGGGCAAGCAGCGCGGCTGGTGGTCCAAGTACGGCAATCTCCCGATGAACTACAGCATGTACGTCGGCCTCGAAGGCGCCGCCCGCGAGGTGCGCAACTTCGAGCTGGCCATCGTCCCCGGCCTGCTCCAGACCGAGGAGTACGCCCGAGCCGTCGTCGAAGCTGCCTGGCCGGACAACCCCGGTGAGGTGGACCGGCGGGTCGAGCTACGGATGGCGCGCCAAGCGTGCCTCACCGACGACCCGCCGCTGAAGTTCTGGGCCATCGTGGACGAGGCCGCGCTGCACCGACGTACGGGTGGCAACGCGGTGATGCGCCGGCAGCTCGACCATCTGGCCGCGGTGAGCACCCAGCCGAACGTCATGTTGCAGGTACTGCCGTTCAGCGAAGGGCACCATCCCGGCACTACTGGGTCGTTCTCAATCCTGGACTTCGACGAGGACGTGCACAGCCCGGTCGCGTACGTGATCAGCCCAGCTGGCGACGTGTATCTGGAACGCCCCGAGGACATGAATCGGGTTACGCTTACCTACACCCACCTGCACGCGGCGGCGCTCAGCCCAGGCAAGTCCCGGGACCTGATCGCCGCGATCGCCAAGGACTTGGCGTAGACCAGAAGGAGGGGCGCGATGGACCTGGCCCGCGCCGTGTGGATCAAGAGCAGCCGCAGCGACTCGAACAGCCAGTGCGTCGAGGTCGCCCGCAACCTGCCGGGAGTCGTCGCCACCCGCGACAGCAAGGACCCGACCGGCCCGGCGCTGACCTTCGCCCCCTCCGCC from Solwaraspora sp. WMMD791 includes:
- a CDS encoding DUF4232 domain-containing protein, which encodes MRVTRTVVATCLIPAALALAACGDPESGAQPPTGGPPTAASADPTDAGSDAPGDGGTAACASADLSVDVTIQDAGLALLALTNSSSTPCQVDGWATLAFERADRSPVEVDQEQVEQPGPPLATELDPGESAFAGVKWATCEPALPDCAVVTTVLVGAPGDNATVVARVIGIDGNESVGELPVADVQIGSIQPSTQGVVAW
- a CDS encoding DivIVA domain-containing protein, with the protein product MTRSSGRHRPPMVSVNGETYEGDVAPVSLTAEQVTRVRFRTRWRGLDPRHVAAYVAQVAAELRRRDQSIAQLVDELSLLKQALREWQSDQARLPYVGELDIDPGT
- a CDS encoding helix-turn-helix transcriptional regulator, with amino-acid sequence MSRASGPTIARWQLGRQLKTAREAAGFTQLAIAEVLACSESKIYKIEAGDVGVGRGDLIVMLDRYGVTDEDRRTTIFDLQKQGKQRGWWSKYGNLPMNYSMYVGLEGAAREVRNFELAIVPGLLQTEEYARAVVEAAWPDNPGEVDRRVELRMARQACLTDDPPLKFWAIVDEAALHRRTGGNAVMRRQLDHLAAVSTQPNVMLQVLPFSEGHHPGTTGSFSILDFDEDVHSPVAYVISPAGDVYLERPEDMNRVTLTYTHLHAAALSPGKSRDLIAAIAKDLA
- a CDS encoding DUF397 domain-containing protein, with protein sequence MDLARAVWIKSSRSDSNSQCVEVARNLPGVVATRDSKDPTGPALTFAPSAWTTFTTALKSSQLSA